Proteins from a genomic interval of Gordonia sp. SL306:
- the rsfS gene encoding ribosome silencing factor codes for MTATAEALEMAKVAAFAAADKLAHDVTVIDVSEQLVITDIFVIASADNERQVTSIVDEVEDKLREAGYKPVRREGTREGRWALIDYADIVVHIQHSDERQFYALERLWQDCPIIEVDGLG; via the coding sequence GTGACTGCCACAGCCGAAGCGCTGGAGATGGCCAAGGTCGCGGCATTCGCCGCCGCCGACAAACTCGCGCATGACGTCACCGTCATCGACGTCTCCGAACAACTCGTCATCACCGACATCTTCGTGATCGCCTCTGCCGACAACGAGCGGCAGGTGACATCGATCGTGGACGAGGTGGAGGACAAACTCCGCGAGGCGGGGTACAAGCCGGTACGTCGTGAGGGCACCCGGGAGGGGCGGTGGGCGCTGATCGACTACGCCGACATCGTGGTGCACATCCAGCACAGCGACGAGCGACAGTTCTACGCGCTCGAACGGCTGTGGCAGGACTGCCCGATCATCGAGGTGGACGGCCTGGGATGA
- the holA gene encoding DNA polymerase III subunit delta — translation MVAVTQRLHLLLGDDDFLTGRVITAVVAEQSAATGADIPVTRVRAGDVTEHELAELLSPSLFAEDRIVVVESAAEAGKEPAALISEAAAELPEGITLMVAHTGGGRAKSMVPALKKAGAVEHDCAGPKWPSERIDFVRNEFRSLGAKVSNDVVEQVVEGVGSELRELAAACSQLVADTGGKVTVDAVRLYYQGRPEITGFEVADKAVTGDRAGALESLAWAEHHGVPRVLLADALAEAVHAIARVRAMGSMDQYAAASELGMPPRRVKKVQAQARAWDSISIASAIVVVAQLNGDVKGQAADADFSLEHAVAKVADLRPARERSRRD, via the coding sequence ATGGTCGCCGTGACGCAACGCCTGCACCTGCTGCTCGGGGACGATGACTTCTTGACGGGCCGGGTGATCACGGCAGTGGTCGCCGAGCAGTCCGCGGCCACCGGTGCCGACATCCCGGTCACGCGGGTCCGGGCGGGCGACGTGACCGAGCACGAGCTGGCCGAACTGCTCAGTCCGTCGTTGTTCGCGGAGGATCGCATCGTGGTGGTCGAGTCGGCCGCCGAGGCGGGCAAGGAGCCCGCGGCGCTGATCAGCGAGGCGGCCGCGGAGTTGCCCGAGGGCATCACCTTGATGGTCGCCCACACCGGTGGCGGCCGCGCCAAGTCGATGGTGCCGGCGTTGAAGAAGGCGGGGGCGGTCGAGCACGATTGCGCGGGTCCCAAATGGCCGTCCGAGCGCATCGATTTCGTCCGCAACGAGTTCCGGTCACTCGGTGCGAAGGTCAGCAACGACGTCGTCGAGCAGGTCGTCGAGGGGGTCGGTTCCGAGTTGCGGGAACTCGCCGCCGCGTGCAGCCAGCTGGTGGCCGACACAGGCGGCAAGGTCACCGTGGACGCGGTCCGGCTCTACTACCAGGGCCGTCCGGAGATCACGGGGTTCGAGGTCGCCGACAAGGCGGTCACCGGCGACCGGGCGGGCGCCCTGGAGTCATTGGCGTGGGCCGAGCATCACGGGGTGCCTCGGGTGCTGCTGGCCGATGCTCTCGCGGAGGCGGTGCACGCGATCGCCCGGGTGCGGGCGATGGGGTCGATGGACCAGTACGCGGCCGCATCGGAATTGGGTATGCCGCCGCGGCGCGTGAAGAAGGTGCAGGCGCAGGCCCGGGCGTGGGACTCCATCTCGATCGCGTCGGCGATCGTCGTGGTCGCCCAGCTGAACGGCGACGTCAAGGGACAGGCCGCGGACGCGGACTTCAGCCTCGAGCACGCCGTCGCGAAAGTCGCGGATCTACGTCCGGCGCGCGAACGCAGCCGACGGGACTGA
- a CDS encoding ComEC/Rec2 family competence protein, whose amino-acid sequence MTRRWTIGGLVPANDYRLVVPASVVWVVSLVGLLGLPDTLWPIVIAGSAGCMASVVAVRLGWVSWAAVSFVVVICGLAAVTAGSLAIRLDALAAHPLSHVDGKARVTVVIRDDPVTLDPGARVRIRVDVAAVAGRDCRRIGAELTGVADGWAEVMPGQHVSALVRISPPRGHDLMAARLSAVSEPRLVGRPPPHQRMAGEIRQRLRVLSARALGPDASGLLPGLVLGDTSMLGAEVRDDFRAAGLTHLLAVSGSNFAIVCGAAIFGIRSLGASPWVTAVAGTIVLVGFVILVRPSPSVLRAAMMGMVGLLALVGSRRARAMPALGAATVIGLLWWPELAVAPGFALSVLATAGLVLWSGGLRDWLRDRRVPPMLAELVAMAVAAQLATAPVIAVLSGRFSIVGLLANILVVPVVGLVGVVGTAAAVVGAIGGPDGFGAGCAELVIRGLGPELWWMLMCARVLGRLSWAAVPVPSGVVGGIVVAGGSGLAVFVLHHLAHRAARRRELDARVPGRGRDVGRVWHHGRRDATPAPAARGR is encoded by the coding sequence GTGACGCGCAGGTGGACGATCGGTGGGCTCGTTCCCGCCAATGACTACCGGCTGGTCGTCCCCGCATCGGTCGTGTGGGTGGTCAGCCTGGTCGGGCTGCTGGGCCTGCCGGATACCCTCTGGCCGATCGTGATTGCCGGAAGTGCCGGATGCATGGCGTCCGTTGTGGCCGTCCGACTGGGGTGGGTGAGCTGGGCGGCGGTGTCATTCGTGGTGGTGATCTGCGGTCTGGCAGCGGTGACGGCGGGATCCCTGGCGATCCGCCTCGATGCGCTTGCCGCACATCCGTTGTCGCACGTCGACGGGAAGGCCCGGGTCACGGTCGTCATCCGCGACGACCCGGTGACCCTCGATCCGGGAGCGCGGGTCCGGATTCGCGTCGACGTGGCCGCGGTCGCCGGTCGCGACTGTCGCCGTATCGGTGCCGAGCTGACCGGTGTGGCCGATGGCTGGGCGGAAGTCATGCCAGGACAGCATGTTTCGGCTTTGGTGCGCATCAGCCCGCCTCGAGGTCACGACCTGATGGCAGCACGGCTGTCAGCGGTGTCAGAGCCGCGACTGGTCGGTCGCCCGCCACCGCACCAGCGTATGGCGGGCGAGATCCGTCAACGGCTGAGGGTGCTGTCGGCGCGCGCACTCGGCCCGGATGCCTCGGGTCTGTTGCCGGGGCTGGTCCTCGGGGACACGAGCATGCTCGGCGCGGAGGTGCGCGACGACTTTCGGGCGGCCGGATTGACCCACTTGCTTGCCGTGTCCGGCAGTAATTTCGCGATCGTCTGCGGGGCAGCCATATTCGGGATCCGGTCGTTGGGCGCGTCGCCGTGGGTCACGGCGGTGGCCGGGACCATCGTCCTGGTGGGTTTCGTGATCCTCGTCCGCCCGTCGCCGAGCGTATTGCGGGCGGCGATGATGGGCATGGTCGGGCTGCTGGCACTGGTCGGGTCACGGCGGGCACGGGCGATGCCCGCCCTCGGCGCGGCCACCGTCATCGGACTGCTGTGGTGGCCGGAACTGGCCGTCGCGCCGGGGTTCGCGTTGTCGGTGCTGGCCACCGCGGGTTTGGTGCTGTGGTCCGGCGGACTACGAGATTGGTTGCGAGATCGGCGTGTTCCCCCGATGCTGGCGGAGCTCGTGGCGATGGCGGTGGCCGCTCAACTGGCCACCGCACCGGTCATCGCGGTGCTGAGCGGACGATTCAGCATCGTCGGGCTGCTGGCCAACATCCTGGTCGTCCCGGTGGTCGGTCTTGTCGGTGTTGTCGGAACGGCGGCCGCCGTGGTCGGCGCCATCGGAGGACCGGACGGTTTCGGCGCGGGCTGTGCCGAATTGGTCATCCGAGGTCTGGGACCGGAGCTGTGGTGGATGTTGATGTGTGCGCGCGTACTCGGCAGATTGTCCTGGGCTGCGGTCCCGGTGCCGTCGGGCGTTGTCGGTGGGATCGTCGTGGCGGGCGGCAGCGGTCTGGCCGTGTTCGTGCTCCACCACCTGGCTCACCGTGCGGCGCGGCGCCGCGAACTCGATGCGCGGGTGCCCGGTCGTGGGCGCGATGTCGGGCGGGTCTGGCACCATGGTCGCCGTGACGCAACGCCTGCACCTGCTGCTCGGGGACGATGA
- a CDS encoding DegV family protein encodes MPVVVVTDSSSRLPRAVTDHYGIRQVPLHLELDGTDYLEGVDDIPDDIISTPGVTTSGANPHDLAIAYEEALAASDGDGVVAVHMSRRLSGTWGAGRLAAEKFPGQVRVVDARSVGLAVGFTAIGAAQAAASGADRDRVYESAIRQAATVDSMICVHQLDNLRQSGRISAASKMLGSALSIKPILHMVDGILTLKERHRTFSKALTKMVDAAVESADGRPVTLGVQHSAAPELARELAGQLTERLRVVTSELIVDLGPILGCHVGPGAIGVAIATGLDPIEV; translated from the coding sequence GTGCCAGTCGTCGTCGTCACCGATTCATCGTCGCGGTTGCCGCGCGCCGTGACCGATCACTATGGCATCCGGCAGGTACCGCTCCACCTCGAACTCGACGGCACCGACTACCTCGAAGGCGTCGACGACATCCCCGACGACATCATCTCGACGCCGGGCGTGACGACCTCTGGTGCCAATCCACACGACCTCGCGATCGCCTACGAGGAAGCACTGGCCGCGAGCGACGGTGACGGCGTGGTGGCGGTCCACATGTCGCGCAGGCTGTCGGGCACGTGGGGCGCAGGCCGGTTGGCGGCCGAGAAGTTTCCCGGACAGGTGCGGGTGGTCGATGCCAGGTCGGTCGGCCTGGCCGTCGGCTTCACCGCGATCGGTGCCGCCCAGGCCGCGGCGTCCGGCGCCGATCGGGACCGCGTGTACGAGTCGGCGATCCGACAGGCGGCCACCGTCGACTCGATGATCTGCGTCCACCAGCTCGACAACCTGCGCCAGAGCGGCCGGATCAGTGCGGCCAGCAAGATGTTGGGTTCGGCGCTGTCGATCAAGCCGATCCTGCACATGGTCGACGGAATCCTCACGCTCAAGGAGCGCCACCGCACCTTTTCCAAGGCGCTCACCAAGATGGTCGATGCGGCCGTCGAGTCGGCCGACGGCAGGCCGGTCACCCTCGGTGTCCAGCACAGCGCGGCCCCCGAGCTGGCCCGAGAACTGGCAGGCCAACTGACCGAGCGGCTGCGGGTCGTGACGTCGGAACTCATCGTCGATCTCGGGCCGATCCTGGGCTGCCATGTGGGTCCCGGGGCCATCGGGGTGGCGATCGCCACCGGCCTCGATCCCATCGAGGTCTGA
- a CDS encoding vWA domain-containing protein — MSTDGSAGSGAAGTDEVPMIAHLTGFVDELRRRGMVVGPSSLIDAAQAMEVLDLLDRRSLREGLATTLISDQMHRRVFDTVFDLWFPLGTGARTTATDLPRTPDGEIDVEAMREMVADMLADDEADADGRLDQMIALIVDQLGRYDSTRGEAFSAYQALSTVNPQTLIARIAAAMAGGGDDDGAGGDRPGTDPLHRRAARARAGELRAAIEAETQRRMAGRNGRDRVADYAVPPLPENINFLSAGAKDLAEIRRTIQPLARLLAAKLEIRRRRSHRGAVDVRKTLRASMSTGGVPIELSHRKPRPGRPELVVICDVSGSVAGFSQFTLRLVYALRQQFSKVRVFAFVDTVDEVTDFFDRGADDEDFGASMHRMITTARISTRDGHSDYGNMLRGFVEEYGESLTHRGALLILGDGRTNYHDPHLGALRELTDRARHAYWLNPEAERNWGTGDSAAIEYAEIIEMFECRNATQLGRAIADLLPV; from the coding sequence ATGTCGACCGACGGGTCCGCCGGGTCGGGTGCCGCTGGCACCGACGAGGTGCCGATGATCGCCCACCTCACCGGGTTCGTCGACGAGTTGCGGCGCCGCGGAATGGTCGTCGGGCCGTCGTCGCTCATCGACGCCGCGCAGGCGATGGAGGTCCTCGACCTCCTCGACCGGCGCAGCCTCCGTGAGGGACTGGCCACCACGTTGATCAGTGACCAGATGCACCGCAGGGTGTTCGACACGGTCTTCGACCTCTGGTTCCCACTGGGCACCGGCGCGCGGACGACGGCGACAGATCTGCCGCGGACACCGGACGGGGAGATCGACGTGGAGGCGATGCGCGAGATGGTCGCCGACATGCTCGCCGACGACGAGGCCGATGCGGATGGTCGGCTCGACCAGATGATCGCCCTCATCGTCGATCAGCTCGGCCGATACGACTCGACGCGTGGTGAGGCGTTCTCGGCGTATCAGGCGCTGTCGACGGTCAACCCGCAGACTCTGATCGCGCGGATCGCGGCGGCCATGGCGGGCGGGGGAGACGACGACGGCGCGGGCGGCGACCGCCCCGGCACCGACCCCCTCCACCGTCGCGCCGCCCGCGCCCGGGCAGGGGAGCTGCGGGCCGCCATCGAGGCGGAGACGCAGCGTCGGATGGCGGGTCGCAACGGACGCGACCGGGTCGCCGACTACGCCGTGCCGCCGCTGCCCGAGAACATCAACTTCCTCAGCGCGGGCGCGAAGGATCTCGCCGAGATCCGACGGACCATCCAGCCGCTCGCGCGATTGCTCGCCGCGAAGCTGGAGATCCGACGTCGCCGTTCGCACCGCGGTGCCGTCGATGTCCGCAAGACGCTCCGCGCGTCGATGTCCACCGGCGGCGTGCCGATCGAACTGAGCCATCGAAAGCCGCGGCCCGGCCGGCCCGAACTCGTCGTGATCTGCGATGTCTCGGGATCGGTCGCCGGTTTCTCGCAGTTCACGCTGCGGCTGGTTTACGCACTGCGCCAACAATTCTCGAAGGTGCGAGTATTCGCGTTCGTGGACACCGTCGACGAGGTCACCGACTTCTTCGACCGCGGCGCCGACGACGAGGACTTCGGTGCGAGCATGCACCGGATGATCACCACCGCGCGGATCAGTACGCGGGACGGGCATTCCGACTACGGCAACATGCTGCGCGGGTTCGTCGAGGAGTACGGCGAGTCGCTCACCCATCGCGGGGCGTTGCTGATCCTCGGCGACGGACGCACGAACTATCACGACCCTCATCTCGGCGCGCTGCGTGAACTCACCGACCGTGCCCGGCACGCGTACTGGCTCAATCCCGAGGCGGAGCGCAATTGGGGCACCGGCGACTCCGCGGCGATCGAATACGCCGAGATCATCGAGATGTTCGAATGCCGGAACGCGACCCAGCTCGGCCGGGCGATCGCAGATCTGCTCCCGGTGTGA
- the nadD gene encoding nicotinate-nucleotide adenylyltransferase — translation MATDRPLQQQPRARRIGIMGGTFDPIHNGHLVAASEVGHRFSLDEVIFVPTGRPWQKLADDDAAVVKAEQARAVSPAEDRYLMTVIATASNPRFTVSRVDIEREGDTYTVDTLRDLRSMHPEAELYFITGADALESILSWQDWEELFELANFIGVSRPGYELHAKHLAQHLEALPPDTLQMLEIPALAISSTECRARAAGGRPVWYLVPDGVVQYIAKRKLYRSPRASSPGVSAP, via the coding sequence ATGGCCACCGACCGCCCGTTGCAACAGCAGCCGCGTGCACGCCGTATCGGCATCATGGGTGGCACATTCGATCCGATCCACAACGGCCACCTCGTCGCGGCCAGCGAGGTGGGGCACCGGTTCTCCCTCGACGAGGTCATCTTTGTGCCGACCGGCCGGCCGTGGCAGAAACTCGCCGACGACGACGCCGCAGTGGTGAAAGCCGAGCAGGCACGCGCGGTGAGCCCGGCCGAGGACCGCTACCTGATGACGGTGATCGCCACCGCGTCCAATCCGCGGTTCACCGTGAGCCGTGTCGACATCGAGCGGGAGGGCGACACCTATACCGTCGACACCCTGCGTGATCTGCGCAGCATGCATCCGGAAGCCGAGCTCTACTTCATCACCGGAGCCGATGCGCTCGAGTCGATCCTGTCCTGGCAGGACTGGGAGGAACTCTTCGAACTCGCCAACTTCATCGGTGTGAGCAGGCCCGGGTACGAACTCCATGCCAAGCACCTGGCGCAGCACCTCGAGGCGCTGCCCCCGGACACCCTGCAGATGCTCGAGATCCCGGCGCTGGCGATCTCGTCCACCGAGTGCCGCGCCCGCGCGGCCGGCGGGAGACCGGTGTGGTACCTGGTTCCCGACGGTGTGGTCCAGTACATCGCCAAACGCAAGCTGTACCGTTCACCGAGGGCATCCTCGCCGGGCGTTTCCGCTCCCTGA
- a CDS encoding sulfotransferase family protein, with amino-acid sequence MSVVYVHIGLPKTGTTHLQDRLWRNRDLAMRSSGLLYPGDVISDHFHAAVHLQPERYLDWVDPAFARKWPTLLAQIKAWPQTSLLSHELYATATPEHIATLMDDLSFADEVHVIATVRDLARQLPSVWQENIKNQREATFDEFLASVHTCGPALPGFVAPTDGAVEEPFWEFQDYIRILADWAQAVGPERVHVVTVPTRRDTPGDNLWERFLRVLDVDPAALTIPVPSLNSSLSAAQAEFLRQLNHRLQPTEVAWQRYERVIKGQLIGEILFEAPNGAPRGLTSDQRTWIAHTADEMIGEVRSAGYRVSGDLGDLAVSRLAAGDALPPTVQDVLDVALDTMSEMVKVAPLPAVGPRWKTRAMNIVRRIRRRALGVRRSL; translated from the coding sequence ATGTCTGTTGTCTACGTGCATATCGGCCTGCCCAAAACGGGGACCACACATCTCCAGGATCGGCTCTGGCGGAACCGTGACCTGGCCATGCGGTCGTCGGGTCTCCTGTATCCGGGTGACGTCATCTCCGATCACTTCCACGCCGCGGTCCATCTCCAGCCCGAGCGCTACCTCGACTGGGTCGACCCGGCCTTCGCGCGCAAGTGGCCGACACTGCTCGCGCAGATCAAGGCGTGGCCGCAGACCTCCCTGCTCTCGCACGAGCTCTACGCCACGGCAACTCCGGAGCACATCGCGACACTGATGGACGACCTCTCCTTCGCCGACGAGGTGCACGTGATCGCCACGGTGCGAGACCTGGCGCGACAACTCCCGTCGGTGTGGCAGGAGAACATCAAGAACCAGCGAGAAGCGACCTTCGACGAGTTCCTGGCCTCCGTGCACACCTGCGGTCCGGCCCTCCCGGGATTCGTCGCGCCGACCGACGGCGCCGTCGAGGAACCGTTCTGGGAGTTCCAGGACTACATCCGGATCCTCGCCGATTGGGCTCAGGCAGTGGGGCCGGAGCGGGTGCACGTCGTGACCGTGCCCACGCGCCGCGACACGCCCGGCGACAATCTGTGGGAGAGATTCCTGCGGGTGCTCGACGTCGACCCGGCCGCCCTCACCATCCCGGTGCCCAGTCTCAACTCGTCGTTGTCGGCCGCCCAGGCGGAGTTCCTGCGTCAGCTCAACCACCGTTTGCAACCCACCGAGGTGGCATGGCAGCGCTACGAGCGCGTCATCAAAGGGCAACTGATCGGCGAGATCCTCTTCGAGGCGCCCAACGGGGCCCCACGTGGCCTGACGTCGGACCAGCGGACCTGGATCGCCCACACCGCCGACGAGATGATCGGCGAGGTGCGCTCGGCCGGCTACCGCGTATCCGGAGACCTCGGTGACCTGGCCGTGAGTCGGCTGGCGGCTGGTGACGCGTTGCCGCCGACGGTCCAGGACGTCCTCGACGTCGCCCTCGACACGATGTCCGAGATGGTCAAGGTGGCGCCGTTGCCTGCGGTCGGCCCGAGATGGAAGACCCGCGCGATGAACATCGTGCGTCGGATCCGGCGGCGTGCACTGGGAGTTCGCCGCTCGCTGTGA
- the octT gene encoding diglucosylglycerate octanoyltransferase, with protein MTLPAPSSGRSDGTVLILSDSLAYYGPSGGLAADDPRIWPNLVGEACGREVRLFGRIGWTSRDVWWALTQDPNIWAAVPGADVVVLAFGGMDSLPSPLPTAVREQIRYVRPNRLRQVVRDGYQWLQPRLSTVGWPVALPPRVTVEYLEKIRAALNHLRPDLPIVVCLPPTHRSPYYGYVHSGRIPTTAAMAEWATTHDLAVADFYPVTRDGFFPVDGGASDEMNPDGIHWGYECHRGIADVVVPVVDDVLDRRAAGREATG; from the coding sequence ATGACCCTCCCGGCGCCGTCGTCCGGACGTTCGGACGGTACGGTCCTGATCCTCTCCGACTCGTTGGCCTATTACGGCCCGTCCGGCGGGCTCGCCGCCGACGACCCGAGGATCTGGCCGAATCTGGTCGGCGAGGCCTGCGGCCGCGAGGTACGTCTGTTCGGACGGATCGGCTGGACCAGCCGGGACGTGTGGTGGGCGCTGACCCAGGATCCGAACATCTGGGCCGCGGTTCCGGGCGCCGACGTCGTGGTCCTGGCCTTCGGCGGGATGGACAGTCTTCCCTCGCCGCTGCCGACCGCGGTGCGAGAACAGATCCGGTACGTCAGGCCGAACCGGTTGCGACAGGTCGTCCGGGACGGATACCAGTGGCTGCAACCGCGGCTGTCCACGGTCGGATGGCCGGTGGCCCTGCCGCCCAGGGTGACGGTCGAATACCTGGAGAAGATCCGTGCCGCGCTGAATCACCTCCGACCGGATCTGCCCATCGTGGTGTGCCTGCCACCCACGCATCGGAGTCCGTACTACGGCTACGTGCACAGTGGCCGGATCCCCACCACGGCCGCGATGGCCGAGTGGGCGACCACGCACGATCTGGCGGTCGCGGACTTCTATCCGGTCACCAGGGACGGGTTCTTTCCGGTCGATGGCGGCGCGAGCGACGAGATGAATCCGGATGGAATCCACTGGGGATACGAGTGTCATCGTGGCATCGCCGACGTCGTGGTGCCGGTGGTCGACGATGTCCTCGACCGGCGCGCGGCCGGTCGAGAGGCGACCGGCTAA
- a CDS encoding histidine phosphatase family protein, translated as MSGGPDSHDTTVERLTPVVRRLILLRHGQTEYNATSRMQGQLDTDLSALGVRQAAAAAEVLAKRAPMLIRSSDLTRARDTAEALARSTGLSVDTDQRLRETHLGDWQGMTHHEVDDVMPGARRIWRDDAGWRPPNGESRIDVARRAVPLVEELVADLDEWGTGDNPEAPVVLVAHGGVIAALTAALLDLPETSWPVFGGLANTSWVQLSGHGVPGSPPRWRLDVWNASAESADAAVQ; from the coding sequence ATGAGCGGGGGACCCGATTCGCACGACACCACGGTCGAGCGACTGACACCGGTGGTGCGGCGCCTCATCCTGTTGCGGCACGGCCAGACCGAGTACAACGCCACCAGTCGGATGCAGGGGCAACTCGACACCGATCTCTCGGCTCTCGGGGTCCGGCAGGCAGCTGCCGCGGCGGAGGTGCTCGCGAAGCGCGCCCCGATGCTCATCAGGTCGTCGGATCTCACGCGTGCCCGGGACACCGCCGAAGCGCTCGCGCGCAGCACCGGACTGTCGGTCGACACCGATCAGCGACTGCGTGAGACCCATCTCGGCGACTGGCAGGGGATGACCCACCACGAGGTCGACGACGTCATGCCGGGTGCGCGGCGGATCTGGCGCGACGACGCCGGTTGGCGTCCTCCGAACGGCGAGAGCCGGATCGACGTGGCCCGCAGGGCCGTGCCGCTCGTGGAGGAACTCGTCGCCGATCTCGACGAATGGGGGACCGGCGACAATCCGGAGGCTCCCGTCGTGCTCGTCGCGCATGGCGGTGTCATCGCCGCATTGACCGCGGCGCTCCTCGATCTCCCGGAGACATCGTGGCCGGTGTTCGGCGGGCTCGCCAACACCAGCTGGGTGCAACTGTCGGGGCACGGCGTCCCGGGGAGTCCGCCACGATGGCGGCTCGACGTCTGGAACGCGTCGGCCGAGAGCGCCGACGCGGCCGTCCAATGA
- the rpsT gene encoding 30S ribosomal protein S20, with the protein MANIKSQVKRIRTNEASRQRNQAVRSSLRTAIRQFRAAADAGDKNKAAELAADAGKKLDKAASKGVIHANQAANKKSAMALAVNKL; encoded by the coding sequence GTGGCAAACATCAAGTCGCAGGTCAAGCGCATCCGCACCAACGAAGCGAGCCGTCAGCGCAACCAGGCTGTGCGCTCGTCGCTGCGGACCGCGATCCGTCAGTTCCGCGCGGCTGCCGATGCAGGCGACAAGAACAAGGCCGCCGAGCTCGCCGCCGATGCAGGCAAGAAGCTCGACAAGGCCGCCTCGAAGGGCGTCATCCACGCCAACCAGGCCGCCAACAAGAAGTCGGCGATGGCGCTGGCAGTCAACAAGCTCTGA
- a CDS encoding ComEA family DNA-binding protein has translation MSTSARRPSFGAPAVEHRGGRRSRSALDRLSPPAAEPNAPQDRDAEIPDVRDTDVSEVWGSGPDAAPDVGPVAAARIDDTVGHPAADTGAVDSPWGVAAVPTWLDPVPPEDRPRSRMIVGDRFGDLDPDDLDEPGPRRRFAVAPPAAIALILVGIVACSVAGFSLLRGGSGDATTPVAFPMSAGPTSSAAAPAASVASAGSSPPAAEELVVSVVGLVHRPGLVRLHGQPRVADAIDRAGGARRGADLLSLNLAQRLSDGDQILVGYAGSGGRMSIRSAVVGPSGPTGASGPPSSANGGPASSSPTAGAAGKVDLNTATEAQLDELPGVGPVTAKAIIAWREAHGRFGSVEQLGEVDGIGPARLAKLRDLVIV, from the coding sequence ATGAGCACCTCTGCGCGACGACCCTCCTTCGGTGCGCCCGCGGTCGAGCACCGGGGCGGGCGGCGCTCCCGCTCCGCGCTGGACCGGCTGTCGCCGCCGGCCGCCGAACCGAACGCGCCGCAGGACCGTGACGCCGAGATCCCCGACGTCCGTGACACCGACGTCTCCGAGGTGTGGGGCTCCGGTCCCGACGCTGCTCCCGACGTCGGTCCGGTCGCCGCTGCTCGCATCGACGATACGGTCGGCCATCCTGCTGCCGACACCGGTGCGGTGGACAGCCCGTGGGGGGTCGCGGCGGTGCCCACCTGGCTGGATCCCGTTCCGCCGGAAGACCGCCCGCGATCCCGGATGATCGTCGGAGACAGGTTCGGTGACCTCGATCCGGACGATCTGGACGAGCCGGGCCCGAGGCGGCGGTTCGCCGTCGCCCCGCCGGCCGCGATCGCCCTGATCCTCGTCGGCATCGTCGCATGTTCGGTGGCCGGGTTCTCGTTGCTCCGAGGCGGATCCGGTGACGCGACGACACCCGTGGCCTTTCCGATGTCGGCCGGGCCGACGAGTTCGGCTGCGGCCCCGGCCGCGTCGGTTGCGTCGGCCGGGTCGTCGCCGCCCGCCGCCGAGGAGCTCGTGGTCAGCGTCGTCGGCCTGGTGCATCGGCCCGGACTGGTCCGGCTGCACGGGCAGCCGCGCGTCGCCGACGCCATCGATCGGGCAGGCGGTGCCCGTCGAGGCGCAGATCTCCTGTCTCTCAACCTGGCTCAGCGGCTGAGCGACGGTGATCAGATCCTGGTCGGCTACGCCGGCAGCGGTGGACGGATGTCGATCCGCAGCGCCGTCGTCGGGCCATCCGGTCCCACCGGCGCGTCCGGGCCACCGTCGTCCGCCAACGGGGGACCGGCGTCCTCGTCGCCGACGGCGGGCGCAGCGGGCAAGGTCGACCTGAACACCGCGACCGAGGCGCAGCTCGACGAGCTGCCCGGGGTGGGCCCGGTGACTGCCAAGGCCATCATCGCCTGGCGCGAGGCCCATGGGCGGTTCGGGTCGGTCGAGCAACTCGGCGAAGTCGACGGCATCGGACCGGCCCGGCTCGCGAAGCTGCGCGACCTGGTCATCGTGTGA